One Lysobacter enzymogenes DNA segment encodes these proteins:
- the creC gene encoding two-component system sensor histidine kinase CreC, giving the protein MRIGLRIFLGYFLIVALAATLLARVFVAEVKPGVRQAMEDTLVDTANVLAELAADDFLAGRIDQGDFAKRVRALSARDVGAAIWGFRKRSSSYRVYVTDARGIVVFDSSGRDVGQDYSRWNDVYLTLRGRYGARSSPDAAGNPDDTVMHVAAPIRDDDGRIVGALSVAKPNSAIAPFIARSQGVVARWGFVLMGAALLVGVGVSWWLSRQIGLLRRYANAVTAGARATAPDAAGEFGDLGRALETMRSRLEGKQYVEQYVHTLTHEMKSPLAAIRGSAELLESPPGEGGMADADRARFAGSIRAQAERLAQMIDKLLALAAVEHRQSLERPEPVALAAIAQEAAGHCAQRLRDSGAKLLLDLEPNLPAVQGDAFLLRQALVNLIDNAADFSPAGGEIALRLRRDGDRQRIEVGDRGPGVPDYALGRVFERFYSLPRPAGGSRSSGLGLCFVAEVASLHGGEAALANREGGGAQASLSVPG; this is encoded by the coding sequence ATGCGCATCGGGCTGCGGATCTTCCTGGGCTATTTCCTGATCGTGGCGCTGGCCGCGACCCTGCTGGCGCGGGTGTTCGTGGCCGAGGTCAAGCCGGGCGTTCGCCAGGCGATGGAAGACACCCTGGTCGACACCGCCAACGTGCTGGCCGAACTGGCCGCCGACGATTTCCTGGCCGGGCGCATCGACCAGGGCGATTTCGCCAAGCGCGTGCGCGCGTTGTCCGCGCGCGACGTCGGCGCGGCGATCTGGGGCTTCCGCAAGCGCTCGTCGAGCTACCGCGTCTACGTCACCGACGCGCGCGGCATCGTGGTGTTCGACAGTTCCGGGCGCGACGTGGGCCAGGATTATTCGCGCTGGAACGACGTCTATCTGACTCTGCGCGGGCGCTACGGCGCGCGTTCCAGCCCGGACGCGGCCGGCAATCCCGACGACACGGTGATGCACGTGGCCGCGCCGATCCGCGACGACGACGGCCGCATCGTCGGCGCGCTGAGCGTGGCCAAGCCCAACAGCGCGATCGCGCCGTTCATCGCCCGCAGCCAGGGCGTGGTCGCGCGTTGGGGCTTCGTGCTGATGGGCGCGGCGTTGCTGGTCGGGGTCGGCGTGTCGTGGTGGCTGTCGCGCCAGATCGGGCTGTTGCGGCGCTACGCCAACGCGGTCACCGCCGGCGCGCGCGCGACCGCGCCGGACGCGGCCGGCGAATTCGGCGACCTCGGCCGCGCGCTGGAGACGATGCGCTCGCGCCTGGAGGGCAAGCAGTACGTCGAGCAGTACGTGCACACGCTGACCCACGAGATGAAGAGCCCGCTGGCGGCGATCCGCGGCAGCGCCGAACTGCTGGAATCGCCGCCCGGCGAGGGCGGCATGGCCGATGCCGACCGCGCCCGCTTCGCCGGCAGCATTCGCGCCCAGGCCGAGCGCCTGGCGCAGATGATCGACAAGCTGCTGGCGCTGGCCGCGGTCGAACACCGCCAGAGCCTGGAGCGGCCCGAGCCGGTGGCGCTGGCGGCGATCGCCCAGGAAGCGGCCGGGCATTGCGCGCAGCGCCTGCGCGACAGCGGCGCGAAACTGCTGCTGGACCTGGAGCCGAACCTGCCGGCGGTGCAGGGCGACGCGTTCCTGCTGCGCCAGGCGCTGGTCAACCTGATCGACAACGCCGCCGACTTCTCGCCCGCGGGCGGCGAGATCGCGCTGCGCCTGCGCCGCGACGGCGACCGCCAGCGCATCGAAGTCGGCGACCGCGGGCCGGGCGTGCCCGATTACGCGCTCGGCCGCGTGTTCGAGCGCTTCTATTCGCTGCCGCGCCCGGCCGGCGGCAGCCGCAGCAGCGGGCTGGGCTTGTGCTTCGTGGCCGAAGTCGCGTCGTTGCACGGCGGCGAGGCGGCGCTTGCGAATCGCGAGGGCGGCGGCGCGCAGGCGAGCTTGAGCGTGCCGGGCTGA
- the creB gene encoding two-component system response regulator CreB, which produces MRILLVEDESAIADTVLYALRAEGFEAVHCLTGGEALREVARAPFDLAVLDIGLPDIGGFALCRELRRGRDLPVIFLTAQNAEADRILGLEIGADDYVTKPFSPRELATRVRVVLRRAGVGNGGAGAGVAADPEPGFAHDPEGKRIRYRGQALDLTRYEYGLLAALLQRPGAVLSRAQLMDRVWGDALDSGDRTVDTHIKTLRAKLREIAAEADPIRTHRGLGYSLDNG; this is translated from the coding sequence ATGCGCATCCTCCTGGTAGAAGACGAATCCGCCATCGCCGACACCGTGCTCTACGCGCTGCGCGCGGAAGGCTTCGAGGCGGTGCATTGCCTCACCGGCGGCGAGGCCCTGCGCGAGGTCGCGCGCGCGCCGTTCGACCTGGCCGTGCTCGATATCGGCCTGCCCGACATCGGCGGCTTCGCCCTGTGCCGCGAGCTGCGCCGCGGGCGCGACCTGCCGGTGATCTTCCTGACCGCGCAGAACGCCGAGGCCGACCGCATCCTCGGCCTGGAGATCGGCGCCGACGATTACGTCACCAAGCCGTTCTCGCCGCGCGAACTGGCGACCCGCGTGCGCGTGGTGCTGCGCCGCGCCGGCGTGGGCAACGGCGGCGCCGGCGCCGGCGTCGCGGCCGATCCCGAGCCCGGTTTCGCCCACGATCCCGAGGGCAAGCGCATCCGCTACCGCGGCCAGGCGCTGGACCTGACCCGTTACGAATACGGCCTGCTGGCCGCGCTGCTGCAGCGCCCGGGCGCGGTGCTGTCGCGCGCGCAGCTGATGGACCGGGTCTGGGGCGATGCGCTCGACAGCGGCGACCGCACCGTCGACACCCACATCAAGACTTTGCGCGCCAAACTGCGCGAGATCGCCGCCGAGGCCGACCCGATCCGCACCCATCGCGGCCTGGGCTATTCGCTGGACAACGGCTGA
- a CDS encoding 23S rRNA (adenine(2030)-N(6))-methyltransferase RlmJ, with the protein MNYRHAFHAGNHADVLKHIALLALCDALTAKPAPLFALDTHAGRGLYALDGNSAQRTGEAEGGIGRLLAEAPKQPLIGRYLAAVRACRQAHGAAAYPGSPWLLAHALRADDRIAACELQPEEAAQLKHAFAGDERVAAHQRDGYAAMKALLPPRIGETRYNRGLVLIDPPFEAQLAEFDTALAALRDALGRWPQGVYALWYPIKRRRALQPFYRRAATLPAKSVMTAELLVRADDSPLRMNGSGLLVLNAPWHFDQQLQAVLPTLARTLGESADAAGAVQWLKQPE; encoded by the coding sequence ATGAATTACCGCCACGCCTTCCACGCCGGCAACCACGCCGACGTGCTCAAGCACATCGCCCTGCTCGCCCTGTGCGATGCGCTGACCGCCAAGCCGGCGCCGCTGTTCGCCCTGGACACCCACGCCGGGCGCGGGCTGTACGCGCTGGACGGCAACTCGGCGCAGCGCACCGGCGAGGCCGAGGGCGGGATCGGCCGGCTGCTGGCCGAGGCGCCCAAGCAGCCGCTGATCGGCCGCTACCTCGCCGCGGTGCGCGCCTGCCGCCAGGCCCACGGCGCGGCCGCCTATCCGGGCTCGCCGTGGCTGCTGGCGCACGCGCTGCGCGCCGACGACCGCATCGCCGCCTGCGAACTGCAGCCGGAAGAGGCGGCCCAGCTCAAGCACGCCTTCGCCGGCGACGAGCGCGTGGCCGCGCACCAGCGCGACGGCTACGCGGCGATGAAGGCGCTGCTGCCGCCGCGCATCGGCGAAACCCGCTACAACCGCGGCCTGGTCCTGATCGACCCGCCGTTCGAGGCGCAGCTGGCCGAATTCGACACCGCCCTGGCCGCGCTGCGCGACGCCCTGGGCCGCTGGCCGCAGGGCGTGTACGCGCTGTGGTATCCGATCAAGCGCCGGCGCGCGCTGCAGCCGTTCTACCGCCGCGCCGCGACCCTGCCGGCCAAGTCGGTCATGACCGCCGAACTGCTGGTGCGCGCCGACGACTCGCCGCTGCGCATGAACGGCAGCGGGCTGCTGGTGCTCAACGCGCCGTGGCATTTCGACCAGCAACTGCAGGCGGTACTGCCGACGCTGGCGCGCACGCTCGGCGAAAGCGCGGACGCCGCCGGCGCGGTGCAATGGTTGAAGCAGCCGGAGTGA
- a CDS encoding YwqG family protein codes for MNTGKAMLLSAAIVATLLGAAGGGFYLLRSKLSHSREAAQAGADQAVAKADAAAPRCGSGDEHRQAKAALVPAALALERSQRPVLRIALEPMVQDDTRASKVGGRAYWAAGREYPRDPQGRPMSLLAQIDLAAAPKMPGYPERGLLQFFISGDDYYGAALDAADRGDRMRALAQQKGFRVAYWADASAPALAPPAGAASDRLPFDPAKPRRMTFAADYESIGNSDVEANEVLGGDPAELAERYLREHPQAKDSPEELTDQVADYLDRGGHKLGGHPQFTQSDPRESGDRRVLLFQLDSDDEMMWGDSGIANFFIDPDDLARADFSRVSYHWDCY; via the coding sequence ATGAATACGGGCAAGGCGATGTTGCTGTCGGCCGCGATCGTGGCGACGCTGTTGGGTGCGGCCGGCGGCGGCTTCTATCTGTTGCGGAGCAAGCTGAGCCATTCCCGCGAGGCCGCGCAAGCCGGCGCGGATCAGGCCGTGGCCAAGGCGGACGCCGCGGCGCCCCGCTGCGGCTCCGGCGATGAGCATCGCCAGGCCAAGGCGGCGCTGGTGCCGGCCGCGTTGGCACTGGAGCGCAGCCAGCGCCCGGTGCTGCGCATCGCGCTGGAGCCGATGGTCCAGGACGACACGCGCGCCAGCAAGGTCGGCGGCCGCGCGTACTGGGCGGCGGGACGCGAGTATCCGCGCGATCCGCAGGGCCGGCCGATGAGCCTGCTGGCGCAGATCGACCTGGCCGCCGCGCCGAAGATGCCCGGTTATCCCGAGCGCGGCCTGCTGCAGTTCTTCATCAGCGGCGACGACTACTACGGCGCCGCGCTCGACGCCGCCGACCGCGGCGACCGCATGCGCGCGCTGGCGCAGCAGAAAGGCTTCCGCGTGGCGTATTGGGCCGATGCGTCGGCGCCCGCGCTCGCGCCGCCCGCGGGCGCGGCCAGCGACCGGTTGCCGTTCGATCCGGCCAAGCCGAGGCGGATGACGTTCGCCGCCGATTACGAAAGCATCGGCAACAGCGACGTCGAGGCGAACGAGGTGTTGGGCGGCGATCCCGCGGAGCTGGCCGAGCGGTACCTGCGCGAGCATCCGCAGGCCAAGGACAGCCCGGAAGAACTCACCGACCAGGTCGCCGACTACCTCGACCGCGGCGGGCACAAGCTCGGCGGCCACCCGCAGTTCACCCAGAGCGACCCGCGCGAATCCGGCGACCGCCGCGTGCTGCTGTTCCAGCTCGACAGCGACGACGAGATGATGTGGGGCGATTCGGGCATCGCCAATTTCTTCATCGATCCCGACGACCTGGCGCGCGCGGACTTCAGCCGCGTGTCGTATCACTGGGACTGCTACTGA
- a CDS encoding cation diffusion facilitator family transporter, producing the protein MAGGGDSTRAILFALGANFAIAVAKGVAAFFTGSSAMLAETVHSLADCGNQGLLILGLKQAKRPPSPDYPLGYGKAIYFWSFLVAVMLFTVGGMFSLYEGIHKLQHPEPLKQWWWAAGVLAFGIVAEAISMRACLQEVDKARGQRSLWQWFRESRQAELVVIFGEDLAALLGLVLALGAVMMTVVTGNPIWDAIGTVSIGALLIIVAVFVAIEVKAMLIGQSVDPLRQQQIREFLDARPEIGRVISLITLQLGNEVMVSVQAQMREEHSVAGLTEQINTVERAMKQAFPEVRWSFFEPDHKPAA; encoded by the coding sequence ATGGCAGGTGGTGGTGATTCGACCCGCGCGATCTTGTTCGCGCTCGGCGCCAATTTCGCGATCGCGGTCGCCAAGGGCGTGGCTGCGTTCTTCACCGGCTCCAGCGCGATGCTGGCCGAGACCGTCCACTCGCTCGCCGACTGCGGCAACCAGGGGCTGCTGATCCTCGGCCTCAAGCAGGCCAAGCGCCCGCCGTCGCCGGATTATCCGCTGGGCTACGGCAAGGCGATCTACTTCTGGTCGTTCCTGGTCGCGGTGATGCTGTTCACCGTCGGCGGCATGTTCTCGCTGTACGAAGGCATCCACAAACTGCAGCACCCCGAGCCGCTGAAGCAGTGGTGGTGGGCGGCCGGCGTGCTGGCGTTCGGCATCGTCGCCGAGGCGATCTCGATGCGCGCCTGCCTGCAGGAAGTCGACAAGGCGCGCGGCCAGCGTTCGCTGTGGCAATGGTTCCGCGAGAGCCGCCAGGCCGAACTGGTGGTGATCTTCGGCGAGGACCTGGCCGCGCTGCTGGGCCTGGTGCTGGCGCTGGGCGCGGTGATGATGACCGTGGTCACCGGCAACCCGATCTGGGACGCCATCGGCACCGTCAGCATCGGCGCGTTGCTGATCATCGTGGCGGTGTTCGTCGCCATCGAGGTCAAGGCGATGCTGATCGGCCAGAGTGTCGATCCGCTGCGCCAGCAGCAGATCCGCGAGTTCCTCGACGCGCGCCCGGAGATCGGCCGGGTGATCAGCCTGATCACCCTGCAGTTGGGCAACGAAGTGATGGTCTCGGTGCAGGCGCAGATGCGCGAGGAGCACAGCGTGGCCGGCCTGACCGAGCAGATCAACACGGTCGAGCGGGCGATGAAGCAGGCGTTCCCGGAAGTGCGCTGGAGTTTCTTCGAGCCGGACCACAAGCCGGCGGCGTGA
- a CDS encoding GNAT family N-acetyltransferase has translation MATRERLPPWHERQRLPNGREVLIRPVRPEDAEPLRAGFALLQPDEVRQRFLYALKELTPEMAERFTRVDPRTEFALVAAEPLPPGEALVGAVARVAIDERTQDAEFAILVSRYIANMGLGRYLMTRLVKWARGKKVHRLYGDVFEHNTPMLSLAQSLGFEREFHQDSPGLIRVSLDLRSKPAAEGTAGG, from the coding sequence ATGGCCACGCGTGAACGTCTACCGCCCTGGCATGAACGCCAGCGTCTTCCCAACGGGCGCGAGGTCCTGATCCGCCCGGTCAGGCCCGAGGATGCCGAGCCTCTGCGCGCCGGATTCGCCCTGCTCCAGCCCGACGAAGTGCGCCAGCGCTTCCTGTACGCGCTCAAGGAGCTGACCCCCGAGATGGCCGAGCGCTTCACCCGGGTCGACCCGCGCACCGAGTTCGCCCTGGTCGCGGCCGAGCCGCTGCCGCCGGGCGAGGCCCTGGTCGGCGCGGTCGCGCGGGTCGCCATCGACGAGCGCACCCAGGACGCCGAGTTCGCGATCCTGGTCAGCCGCTACATCGCCAACATGGGCCTGGGCCGCTACCTGATGACCCGGCTGGTGAAGTGGGCGCGCGGCAAGAAGGTCCACCGGCTCTACGGCGACGTGTTCGAGCACAACACGCCGATGCTGTCGCTGGCCCAGTCGCTGGGCTTCGAACGCGAGTTCCACCAGGATTCGCCGGGCCTGATCCGGGTCTCGCTGGACCTGCGCAGCAAGCCCGCCGCCGAAGGGACCGCCGGCGGCTGA
- the mfd gene encoding transcription-repair coupling factor translates to MPALLPKTGQQRAWWRAPASPSALAWAIARAAAEHDAPLLAIARDNHGAHQLEADLRTLLGAAGGHDGALPVLPFPDWETLPYDVFSPHPDIVSQRLSALHRLPTLKRGIVVVPVQTLLQRLAPLRHVVGGSFDVRVGQRLDLDGEKRRLESAGYRHVPQVLDPGDFAVRGGLLDVYPMGADSPFRVELLDDEIETIRAFDPESQRSLDKIQRVHLLPGREVPLDEASLKRALDALRERFDLDTRRSALYQDLKAGLAPSGIEYYLPLFFEQTATLFDYLAADALPVIADGALEAADAFWAQTGQRYEQRRHDIERPLLPPDQLYLSPVGLRERLNQGARIELCGEQHAQRSRAIALGDQPAPSLPVAARDAAPAEALKSFLSKYPGRVLVAADSAGRREALLEVLQSAGLRPDVVADWSAFEAGDARFAIAVAPLDDGFATDEPPLAVLTERQLFPERASQPRRRKRAGREPEAIIRDLGELSEGAPIVHEDHGVGRYRGLIVLEAGGQPGEYLEIEYAKGDRLYVPVAQLHLISRYSGASVETAPLHSLGGEQWTKAKRKAAEKVRDVAAELLEIQAKRQARAGLALDVDRAMYEPFAAAFPFEETPDQHSSIEAVIRDLGSSQPMDRVVCGDVGFGKTEVAVRAAFVAAAAGKQVAVLVPTTLLAEQHYRNFRDRFADWPLKVEVLSRFKTGKEIKAELEKLTEGKIDVVVGTHRLLQNDVRFKDLGLVIVDEEQRFGVRQKEALKALRANVHLLTLTATPIPRTLNMAMAGLRDLSIIATPPAHRLAVQTFVVPWDDMQLREAFQRELSRGGQVYFLHNDVESIGRMKRQLEELVPEARIGIAHGQMAERELESVMLDFHKQRFNVLLCTTIIESGIDIPNANTIIMNRADKFGLAQLHQLRGRVGRSHHRAYAYLVIPDQRSITADAQKRLEAIASMDELGAGFTLATHDLEIRGAGELLGEDQSGQMAEVGFSLYTELLERAVRSIRQGKLPDVDSTDARGAEVELHIPALIPEDYLPDVHTRLTLYKRVSGARSSEELRELQVEMIDRFGLLPDAAKHLFAVAELKLGATALGIRKLDLGDKGGRLQFVERPNVDPLSIIKMIQGQPKLYQMDGPDKLRIKLELPDAPARLAAAKGLLTLLDTKH, encoded by the coding sequence GTGCCCGCTCTTCTGCCCAAGACCGGCCAGCAGCGCGCCTGGTGGCGCGCGCCGGCCTCGCCCTCCGCGCTGGCCTGGGCGATCGCCCGCGCCGCCGCCGAACACGACGCCCCGCTGCTGGCGATCGCCCGCGACAACCACGGCGCGCACCAGCTCGAAGCCGACCTGCGCACCCTGCTCGGCGCCGCCGGCGGCCACGACGGCGCGCTGCCGGTGCTGCCGTTCCCGGATTGGGAAACGCTGCCCTACGACGTCTTCAGCCCGCATCCGGACATCGTCTCGCAGCGCCTGTCCGCGCTGCACCGGCTGCCCACGCTCAAGCGCGGCATCGTGGTGGTGCCGGTGCAGACCCTGCTGCAACGGCTGGCGCCGCTGCGCCACGTGGTCGGCGGCAGCTTCGACGTGCGCGTCGGCCAGCGCCTGGACCTCGACGGCGAAAAGCGCCGGCTCGAATCGGCCGGCTACCGGCACGTGCCGCAGGTGCTCGATCCCGGCGACTTCGCCGTGCGCGGCGGCCTGCTCGACGTCTACCCGATGGGCGCGGATTCGCCGTTCCGGGTCGAGCTGCTCGACGACGAGATCGAGACCATCCGCGCGTTCGATCCCGAATCGCAGCGCTCGCTCGACAAGATCCAGCGCGTGCACCTGCTGCCGGGCCGCGAAGTGCCGCTGGACGAGGCCTCGCTCAAGCGCGCATTGGACGCGCTGCGCGAGCGCTTCGACCTCGACACCCGCCGCAGCGCGCTGTACCAGGACCTCAAGGCCGGCCTGGCGCCGTCGGGCATCGAGTACTACCTGCCGCTGTTCTTCGAACAGACCGCGACCCTGTTCGACTACCTCGCCGCCGACGCGCTGCCGGTGATCGCCGACGGCGCGCTGGAGGCCGCCGACGCGTTCTGGGCCCAGACCGGCCAGCGCTACGAGCAACGCCGCCACGACATCGAACGGCCGCTGCTGCCGCCGGACCAGCTCTATCTGAGCCCGGTCGGCCTGCGCGAACGGCTCAACCAGGGCGCGCGTATCGAACTGTGCGGCGAGCAGCACGCGCAGCGTTCGCGCGCGATCGCGCTCGGCGACCAGCCGGCGCCGAGCCTGCCGGTGGCCGCGCGCGACGCCGCGCCGGCCGAGGCGCTGAAGTCGTTCTTGTCGAAGTATCCCGGCCGCGTGCTGGTCGCCGCCGACAGCGCCGGCCGCCGCGAGGCGCTGCTGGAAGTGCTGCAATCGGCCGGCCTGCGCCCCGACGTGGTCGCCGACTGGAGCGCGTTCGAGGCCGGCGATGCGCGCTTCGCGATCGCGGTGGCGCCGCTGGACGACGGCTTCGCCACCGACGAGCCGCCGCTGGCGGTGCTGACCGAACGCCAGCTGTTCCCCGAACGCGCCTCGCAGCCGCGCCGGCGCAAGCGCGCCGGGCGCGAGCCCGAGGCGATCATCCGCGACCTCGGCGAGTTGTCCGAGGGCGCGCCGATCGTGCACGAGGACCACGGCGTCGGCCGCTACCGCGGCCTGATCGTGCTCGAAGCCGGCGGCCAGCCCGGCGAATACCTGGAAATCGAATACGCCAAGGGCGACCGGCTGTACGTGCCGGTCGCGCAACTGCACCTGATCAGCCGCTACTCCGGAGCGTCGGTGGAAACCGCGCCGCTGCATTCGCTCGGCGGCGAGCAGTGGACCAAGGCCAAGCGCAAGGCCGCGGAAAAAGTCCGCGACGTCGCCGCCGAACTGCTGGAGATCCAGGCCAAGCGCCAGGCCCGCGCCGGCCTCGCGCTGGACGTCGACCGGGCCATGTACGAGCCGTTCGCGGCGGCGTTCCCGTTCGAGGAAACGCCCGACCAGCATTCCTCGATCGAGGCGGTGATCCGCGACCTCGGCAGCAGCCAGCCGATGGACCGCGTGGTCTGCGGCGACGTCGGCTTCGGCAAGACCGAAGTCGCGGTGCGCGCGGCCTTCGTCGCCGCCGCCGCCGGCAAGCAGGTCGCGGTGCTGGTGCCGACCACGCTGCTGGCCGAGCAGCACTACCGCAATTTCCGCGACCGCTTCGCCGACTGGCCGCTCAAGGTCGAAGTGCTGTCGCGCTTCAAGACCGGCAAGGAGATCAAGGCCGAGCTGGAGAAGCTGACCGAAGGCAAGATCGACGTGGTCGTCGGCACCCATCGCCTGCTGCAGAACGACGTGCGCTTCAAGGACCTGGGCCTGGTCATCGTCGACGAAGAGCAGCGCTTCGGCGTGCGCCAGAAGGAAGCGCTGAAGGCGCTGCGCGCCAACGTGCACCTGCTGACGCTCACCGCCACGCCGATCCCGCGCACACTGAACATGGCGATGGCCGGCCTGCGCGACCTCAGCATCATCGCCACCCCGCCGGCGCACCGGCTGGCGGTGCAAACCTTCGTCGTGCCCTGGGACGACATGCAGCTGCGCGAGGCGTTCCAGCGCGAGCTCTCGCGCGGCGGCCAGGTGTACTTCCTGCACAACGACGTCGAGAGCATCGGCCGGATGAAGCGCCAGCTCGAAGAGCTGGTGCCGGAAGCGCGCATCGGCATCGCCCACGGCCAGATGGCCGAGCGCGAGCTGGAGAGCGTGATGCTCGACTTCCACAAGCAGCGCTTCAACGTGCTGCTGTGCACGACCATCATCGAGTCGGGCATCGACATCCCCAACGCCAACACCATCATCATGAACCGCGCCGACAAGTTCGGCCTGGCCCAGCTGCACCAGTTGCGCGGCCGCGTCGGCCGCTCGCACCATCGCGCCTACGCCTACCTGGTGATCCCCGACCAGCGCTCGATCACCGCCGACGCGCAAAAACGCCTGGAGGCCATCGCGTCGATGGACGAACTCGGCGCCGGCTTCACCCTGGCCACCCACGACCTGGAAATCCGCGGCGCCGGCGAACTGCTCGGCGAGGACCAGAGCGGGCAGATGGCCGAGGTCGGCTTCAGCCTGTACACCGAGTTGCTGGAACGCGCGGTGCGCTCGATCCGCCAGGGCAAGCTGCCGGACGTGGATTCCACCGACGCGCGCGGCGCCGAAGTCGAGCTGCACATCCCGGCGCTGATTCCCGAGGACTACCTGCCCGACGTGCACACCCGCCTGACCCTCTACAAGCGCGTCAGCGGCGCGCGCAGCAGCGAGGAACTGCGCGAGTTGCAGGTGGAAATGATCGACCGCTTCGGCCTGCTGCCGGATGCGGCCAAGCACCTGTTCGCGGTCGCCGAACTCAAGCTCGGCGCGACCGCGTTGGGCATCCGCAAGCTCGACCTGGGCGACAAGGGCGGACGCCTGCAGTTCGTCGAACGGCCGAACGTCGACCCGTTGTCGATCATCAAAATGATCCAGGGCCAGCCCAAGCTCTACCAGATGGACGGCCCCGACAAACTGCGGATCAAGCTCGAACTGCCCGACGCGCCGGCGCGGCTGGCGGCGGCGAAGGGATTGCTGACCCTGCTCGATACCAAGCACTGA
- a CDS encoding GlcG/HbpS family heme-binding protein: protein MLRTSLPLAVLLLAAMPSHAAPPLKTQLPQRTVLNLAAAERIAAAAAAEARAQGLTVSIAVVDEAGRLMHFQRMDGTPNSSVEVAIGKAVHAADYRRDSGFHQKLLEDGNHVVLALPHSLPIEGGVRLLLDGQTIGGIGVSGAQAAQDGRIA, encoded by the coding sequence ATGCTCCGCACTTCGCTCCCGCTCGCCGTCCTGCTGCTCGCCGCCATGCCCAGCCACGCCGCCCCGCCGCTGAAGACCCAACTGCCGCAACGCACCGTCCTCAACCTCGCCGCCGCCGAGCGCATCGCCGCGGCCGCCGCGGCCGAGGCCCGCGCGCAGGGTCTGACGGTCTCCATCGCCGTCGTCGACGAAGCCGGCCGGCTCATGCATTTCCAGCGCATGGACGGCACCCCCAACTCCAGCGTCGAGGTCGCCATCGGCAAGGCCGTGCACGCGGCCGACTATCGCCGCGACAGCGGTTTCCACCAGAAGCTGCTCGAAGACGGCAACCACGTCGTGCTGGCGCTGCCGCATTCGCTGCCGATCGAAGGCGGCGTGCGCCTGCTGCTCGACGGCCAGACCATCGGCGGCATCGGCGTGTCCGGCGCGCAAGCGGCGCAGGACGGGCGCATCGCCTAG
- a CDS encoding SixA phosphatase family protein — protein sequence MDRIAAFVFAVAIAVAAATALAGCASAPAAPSSPAARYIVVRHAEKASDDPRDPMLSAAGLERAQRLAARLREEPLGAVYVTGYRRTLQTGEPAARGHGLTPIVYDAKSPAAQFAAQLRRERPAGATLVVGHSNTAPDIAAALCACAVEPMPETEYDRRMIVDLDAQGRATLRIERDR from the coding sequence ATGGATCGGATCGCAGCCTTCGTTTTCGCCGTCGCCATCGCCGTCGCCGCGGCCACGGCCCTCGCCGGTTGCGCCAGCGCGCCGGCCGCGCCGTCGTCCCCCGCCGCGCGCTACATCGTGGTGCGGCATGCCGAGAAAGCCAGCGACGACCCGCGCGACCCCATGCTCTCCGCCGCCGGCCTCGAGCGCGCGCAGCGCCTGGCCGCGCGCCTGCGCGAGGAGCCGCTCGGCGCGGTCTATGTCACCGGCTACCGCCGCACCCTGCAGACCGGCGAACCCGCCGCGCGCGGGCACGGTCTGACGCCCATCGTTTACGACGCGAAGTCGCCGGCCGCGCAATTCGCCGCGCAGCTGCGGCGCGAGCGTCCCGCCGGCGCCACGCTCGTGGTCGGCCACAGCAACACCGCGCCCGACATCGCCGCCGCGCTGTGCGCCTGCGCGGTCGAGCCGATGCCGGAAACCGAATACGACCGGCGCATGATCGTCGACCTCGACGCGCAAGGCCGCGCCACGCTGCGGATCGAACGCGACCGCTGA
- the aqpZ gene encoding aquaporin Z, whose protein sequence is MIKRLGAEFIGTFWLVLGGCGSAVLAANFGGAGNPLGIGLLGVALAFGLTVLTGAYALGHISGGHFNPAVSFGLWAGGRFPAKDLLPYIVAQVLGAILAGFVLFHIASGTGSFVIDPNAAGTFASNGYDLMSPGGYSATAAFLTEVVMTAMFLVIILGATHKNAPAGFAPIAIGLGLTLIHLISIPVTNTSVNPARSTGVALFAGAAALSQLWMFWVAPIVGGLIGGAVYRWLGKDD, encoded by the coding sequence ATGATCAAGCGACTGGGTGCGGAGTTCATCGGTACCTTCTGGCTGGTGCTCGGCGGCTGCGGCAGCGCCGTGCTCGCGGCCAACTTCGGCGGCGCCGGCAACCCGCTCGGCATCGGCCTGCTCGGCGTGGCGCTGGCCTTCGGCCTGACCGTGCTGACCGGCGCCTACGCGCTGGGCCACATCTCCGGCGGCCACTTCAACCCCGCGGTGAGCTTCGGCCTGTGGGCCGGCGGCCGATTCCCGGCCAAGGACCTGCTGCCGTACATCGTCGCCCAAGTGCTCGGCGCGATCCTCGCCGGCTTCGTGCTGTTCCACATCGCCAGCGGCACCGGCAGCTTCGTCATCGATCCCAACGCAGCCGGCACCTTCGCCAGCAACGGCTACGACCTGATGTCGCCGGGCGGCTACTCGGCCACGGCGGCGTTCCTGACCGAGGTGGTGATGACCGCGATGTTCCTGGTGATCATCCTCGGCGCCACCCACAAGAACGCGCCGGCCGGCTTCGCCCCGATCGCGATCGGCCTGGGGCTGACCTTGATCCATCTGATCAGCATTCCGGTGACCAACACGTCGGTGAATCCGGCGCGCTCGACCGGCGTAGCGCTGTTCGCCGGCGCGGCGGCGCTGAGCCAGCTGTGGATGTTCTGGGTCGCGCCGATCGTGGGCGGTTTGATCGGCGGGGCGGTGTATCGGTGGTTGGGCAAGGACGACTGA